Below is a window of Perca fluviatilis chromosome 6, GENO_Pfluv_1.0, whole genome shotgun sequence DNA.
gtagatGGCAGACACCACTAGAGTGAGAAAAGATATACTGTTTGGAATTTAGGAGATCAGACTCATTAAAACAAGATAAAATGCCAACCATTATCACACTTGTTCCCAGTGCAGTTTTCCTTGTCTCACTGGATCAGACAAATTGTGCACTAATATCAAGAAACTAATATCAAGAAAGTTATACTTATTAGACTCTAGTAAATTGATGAAATAAACCAATTTGAAACAGAAACAATCAAATATGTTTTCCCCCAGAATCAATATTTCAGTAAGAGATAAAACTGCAGGTAGAGGTGTACTCACTGTAAATAGAGGGGGTTCTTTGCTGTGAGGATGAAAGCCTTTCTGTTTACATGTGGAGATCTCATCTGTTCCTCGATCCGTCAACTTGAAGTAGCCGATTCtgggacaaaaacacaaatcacacacagtcacacgtTAGCATAAGATACACTGGTGGCATGCCGACATGACAAACACATAACAATGGGTAACGAGACCAAGCTAAAAGACTTCTGACTCACTCGTTAAATTTAGGCGAGCAGACGATAGCGATGGCCTCCGGCAGCATCATCTGGTAggagcagtgtgtgtgcaggtcGACGCTGGACAGGAAGGCCGTCTGTGTGGGGTGAGTCTGGGAAGCACACAGTGGACATACTTTAGTTTACCTCAACTGATTATCAATGCACATAGAAGACCTACTGTATGCTTCCTTGTTCCTCTTCTTCTATTTATGTTGTAGACCAAAAGTAAGGGCACAAGTGTTATGTGTAAATATACAAGTGTACAAATACAAAGAAGCCAAAGTTCAACAACCGTAAAATCAATCATGTGTAGATTGTTGATATAATAACTCAAGCTCTGTGGTTACATGGGCCGGGTGATAGTCTAAAgttcaattgtttttttcttttcttttgtggcaatgaatcataataataaaacactttTGGTATAATGTGTAAAGATAATTTTGCTAAATTCTGTTGCAGCAAGTACCAAGATAAGCAAAGCATTCTATTTTACGTGTGAACAGTTTTGTCTTATTTAATTTCACTGCATTAAACATCAGTTTGATTACATTGTAAGTGATTTTGATCGCAATATCTATCAAcatctaaaaaaatatttattttaatattgtgatattgaatTGAGTCACATTGATACATTCTCATGAGTTTGAGTTCACTATTTATTTAAAACGTAACCTATCCTGTTCCTGTATCGCATCATTGCTTAATGACAATGTTTTCGATGCTTGAAAAGGTTTCTCCAATCAAGTTCCACTGTAGCAGCATTAAGAAAATCTTAATTCGGTGTCATGGCAGGAATACACACTACACGTTACATTAAAGTGTATTAAATTATCATCTCTTTGCATTACACATATTCTGTATACTTTATATTGTGAACTTTTGCACATGCCTTGGACAATATTTTGCACAgtcctgcaaaaaaaacaaacagacatattgtgcactttttttaaataatattttctacatttctattgtcgattttattttattcaattatattgatataataatatattttcttGACTGTTGCAGTACTtgcttttatcttttattttctcttactATGTGTATTGTTATGCACCAAAACACAAAGGCAAATTTCTTGTATGTAAAaacctacttggcaataaacGTTTCTAAACATGCAAAATACACAAATATGGGATTCATGGCATTGcgagttttttttcctttacggTACAGCAGGATTAGCCTGTACTCCCTTTGTGGTTTACACAAGGCAAGAAGGCGATAATTTGACAGCATTGGCCAGAACTTGCCCATCTTTACTCACATGTATCCAGCCCAGGGTGATGAGATCATACTGGTCCTGTATAAGGAAGAGTTCCTCCTCATTTTCTGTGTCACAATAGTCCGGTCCACCACTCTGCTTTGGTATGATGACGTGGGTTATGGTAAACGCATTTCTGGTCTGGaacaaacgcacacaaaaaaaagtcacactTTTGCAACCCTTTAAATGATGCACACAGCAGTAACCGTCTGCCAAAATGCTATCCAAGGACTCTGTCTGGACACAATTAACAGAGCACTAACTGGTTTgctgctggcaaaaaaaaaaaacgcttggTCATGctcattaaaaagtgataagcGCTTTAAGTTAAACCGAACAGCAAATGATATAATTCAAACAAAAGCCACAGCAGAACTGAAGTCTCAAGATTATGTTCCGCCCCTCTGGGACGGGAGCTCAGCTGATATCTCGGTTTCGAAATCCACATTCCTTACATATTCATagactatataatatatagtataaTATGAATTATGGAAAACATCCTGAAACGGCAAGGTTTTGTTTTCATAATAAACTCTAACCATCTCAGGTTATGGCATTCAATGATGCAAAATCTTAAGTTTCACTGATGATTAAAACTcaaaagaaacattttattatactttttttttttatcatctcatTTATACTCCTTTTTATGCTTCCTGTAACAGACCTATTCAGAAGGGGAGtcaatcatttttgtatcaacACAGTTGCCGTGTTTCAGAGTCTTACCAGTTTGCCACACAGGATGCCACAAGTTTCAACAGCGCGGCTTGTGTTAGCCTCGGCTAACCTCAGGAAGCTCCGGCACAGCTCAGCGGGAACAGCCAACTGCCGGAGGGCATCCACCATTGTATCTGCAAATACCATGTAGATGAAAAGACAAAGTGAGATCCTTGTGATGTTCTAAACCAAGGCATGGTGCAAGCAGGAAATGAAGTAGGTCAGGGGGAAAGAAAACAGCTCAGAAGTATAAATACTTTAATGCAGGAGTAGAGCAGTATTTAAATCCTCGGGAGGCCGGCCCCCTCGTGTCTGAAAAAGATTAACTCACTGTTGTTCCCTGGGCTGACCAGAAACCCGGGCTTGAGCGACCGGTCGACGGTGGGCATGCTGGCCGCAGGTGTGCTGTTGGTTGCAGGGGGGAAATTGTATTGGTGGTTGGTGCCGCCAGACAGGCCCCCTGGGCtctgtgggggggtgggggagattTGGGGGGGGCCCTGAATGCCTGGAAGGAGGGGCAGGTCAGGGGAAGGCGTGGCGGGCGTCGGGAACTCCAAGAGCACGCGCTGGCGTTCCTTCTCCAGCTCCTGGCGGCGGATCATCACCTCGAAGGCACTGAACTGCTCCTGCTCCCGCTGCCGCTGCTGCATCTTGGCCACGCGCTCCCGCTCTGCATCCAGCGCTCGCTGCTTGGCCTGCTCCCGCGCCAAGGCCTCCTCCTCCGCTTTCTGAGCGCATAGAAAACACATCAAGTACAAGTTTTGAGTTTCAGCAGGTGGTCTCTTCTGTTTTCTTCTATTGTTCTCCTATCACAGCAGTTTTGTTGCAGAGAAATTCATGTGCGGTGTAATTTGATTTCAACTTTATATCTATTATCAATCGCTGTCGCACAAAATGTGACTTTTCAAGGTTAATGTCATTGTCTCGGTCCATTTACTCTATTAATGAAGAAATGTGCCTTTCATTACAACCGTGGTATGCAGTTTCTGATGAATGTTTCCCTCCATTTAGGGTTCGTGTCAGCACACTGTAAAATCAGTGTACATTGCTTGCTGTATTGTAAATGtattagatattttttttacattatgttTAATGTCTAACCAAAATAGTTTTCTTTGGGTGTCAAAATGCATTAACTAAAAAAGCAATTGCTACAAGAGACTGTTAACGGATCTATAATGAAAGAAGTTAACAGACAGTTTACCTTTTTGACAAGATATTGTGCATACTCTTGTTCAAATCTCTGCAAAAGAGCTTTTTTCAGAATCTCTGCTTGAGGAAAAGCAACATCCTTCAGTTTctggagaagagagaaaaacgGTTTGCTCAGTTATTCCCTTAAAAACAATTGAGAATATGTAATATAGGAATAGGAGAGTCAGGTGTCCTCTACACTTTTGCCGTCGGGAGggttaatttattattatttattatgttatTCTCTGCATTGCATATGTACTACTGGACGCAAATTAATTCCTTGCtctcctttgagaaaatgaaaagcaTTTGATCAGTATAAACACTGTATGCCTACCTTTAGTGTGTCCTTCTTCTCAGGAATGTTAGCGGTCTTGTACTCCCGATGTTTGGGAAGTCGTTCTATAAAGAGActttgtaaaaagtaaaaatcttGTTATTAACTTAACCATTTTTGTTTATGCTTGCACTGAGAATGCTTGTTCAAAACTCTGGCCTAAAAACTGTAATTCAGAGAAATGACAGACTACATAGACTGGTTGGTTTCCTGAAAACAAAAACTACTAATCGTACATCGGAGGCATCGCAAAATAGAGAACGGGCATGCTGAAGTCACTCTATTCAATTAATGTACCAAATacaatcaaacaaataaaatctcATTACAAGCTGATCAACGGCTCAGTCCAGCCTATCACTGTAGACACTTACGTGATATACTTATTATAAAGGACGAAGGCGCTCTCAATGTTGCCCTCCTCTGCGTAGATGTTAGCCATGCGGATCATCTCCATGCCGGAGCGGAAATAGCGGCGCGGGGGTACATCGTCATTAACTCCGACTGAGCTTCCCTTCTTGGTCAGAGCGCGGACCCGCTCCTCCGGCTGCAGACTGACGTCAGTGTGGTCCGTCATCATGACAGCTCAACCTGGAACGCTGAGAGGACAAGCTGAAGATTTTAATACTATATTCAGTGGAGTCTGCAACTTAACGTTGTGGTGATAAATCTGAAGCATGAACACTGCCAGCCAAAAAGCTTTTCCAACACTGGGTTATTATTTGATTGCTGCTGTAACAATAATTAataaagtctctctctctctctatccattCAATCCTTACTTAGaatacatttctgtaaaaaaaaaaaaaaaaaagccccaacTTATATTTTGATTACTACATAATTTAagtgttaataataatatatatttttttaactttttgactCACTGTATCCCTGTAAGCGACGTAGATAGTTTCAGTATCAAATACTGAGTGATCTGTCTCTTAAACTTCTGCCACCAACTCAAAGCACAACAAAATGACATTTCTAAACCTCAATAACAATATCCAGGTTTTCCTGGGTAACCCACAGTcagttttcatttaaacaagttACAACAAGTAATACAGTCAATGCAGGATATCTgctgaacaaaaacacattgaaaaaaaactacctGCATGGCATGCCCACAATGGGTGAGAATTGTGATTTGGGTGAACTCAACTGACCTCTTTGGCACAGGTAGCagacaacatactgtatatttgtgttaCTGTTGATGTCAaaccgtgtgtttgtgttcataaCACTGGTCTAAGAGACacgtttccttccactttcaatggtaataaaatgtttattaGGAATTCAATTTGTCAGGAAACAACAAATGACGCAGAAATATTAGTGAAAAGTCAAAAATACTTCAAACCTAATACGGCTATGATGTGTTGATGTGAAGGCTTCATAATTCATTCTTAAGTACGATATGCACGTATGTTTTTAGTCAATCAATTCAGTGTGTGTGCAAAACCACACAATATGCTGTACAAAGTAGCACGAAGAGGGAGTGTTTCTCTCTTCACACCCTGAATTGAGTttattaagaaaaaaacaattgacTCTGCTGCGGACGGTCTATTTGGTATGACTTGAGGTTTTTGACTCTTTATTGATCAAATGAAGACAAATGTGAGAACGCTTCATCAGCATGCTGACTAATAGTCAGATGGCCTGTATGGATGGCTGCCATGATTCTTGGCTAGCCGGTGcagcacagaaaaaaagttttaaaagatTACAATTTTTCATCCTCTCTGTCAAGCAAAAACCATGCATCTccaaatgtgttgattttgaaTGTTTGCAATAAACTATaggatgaagtgttcctttatgtgttgagaTAACTGTCCTACTTCTTAAATGTAATAAACTATTTAATaagcctcttggatcagctggaaaatgcatcatcgcaaagctgaaaacaggggctgtttttctgacaccatgaaaagttGACTTTTAAAAGATGCGTGGTTCTCGCACGACAGCGACGCTAGAAACAGGATATTATACAATactgcattgctgtagattaaactacccaacagtaatAAAAGAGTTAACAGTTATCACCAGACTTACTGTATATGTTATGTATCATCTACAGATTCTGTGTCACCCAGACAATGTCCTGTTGCAGATGCGCAACTATGGGCCCTTTTCAGCTTAAGTAATGACTCACATAACATTACTTTCACCTCATTTACAAAACCTCCTGGTCTACTGACATGCTCTGGGTGTCATACAAATATGTTTTTCCCTCCATGAGCTCTTGATATCTAGCTAGCCCTGTCACTACAGTGACCAATGCCTCTCAACGACGTCGCGTTAGCCACGCTAATTTAGCAAAGCACCACGAGTTTAAAACGGTTAATCAGCTCAACGCCACTGAGAAACGTTGTCTTCATTCTTCACCTACCTGATCGAGCTGTAAACTGAAGCTCCCAGAGGCCTACATATAGCTACATCAAAATACGATCGAATTACAGAGTCCTGAAAACGAATTACTTCAGTGGGGCTGCGCCTACAGCATCTGTGGCTACTCTTCCGCAATCTAAACAACTTCCGCCTGACGCATCCCACGCACACGTCACCAGGGAGTCGGAAAATATCGATATGCTATCGATTACTTGTTGATAGCGTTCTCGCTTTAGGTGTGAGAGGTCCCGGGTTCCTGGACGAATTACTGTAATATATTACTTATCTTTGTTACGCATGTGTGCAAAATTCACTGTTGCTACCTTGCCTTGTCTAATCAAAGATATGTGTCCATATtcataatataatattcataaTACTTGATACCAAAGAGAACAAAaagaacaatataaaacaaacagCATCTTCTGAAATATAGTCGAATAGAAGTATTTCCAACATTGTGTAAACAGAATAAAAATCCATACTTTTAAATgttcttgcataaaaaaacacacagaaaatacagaaataaaattaaactttCCTCTCTGAGCTCCATACCATACATGGCTACTACATTACTCCATTACAATTACCATTTATTAGAACAAGAAtcatttacaattaaaaaaaaaaaaaacatttatttgtatcAAAATTTAATCCCAATCTTAAAAATTTGTTTGTTGggtaaatttaattttaaagtttACCTCTTTTACCTTAGGAAGAAGTGGAAATGAGATATAACTCTTCCTTATTTTCTTAacctataatatatatatataggaaggTTGTCTCGCAAAGCTGCGCCAAGGTGGCGCCATTTGGTCACTgcttggacgcctggccaatccTAGCGCGCGAATGCTATTGAAaggcgggtcttgcctagaactGCAGTTGGATCTATAATAACGCACGATGGTCAAAATTTATAATAAGCATAACCAATTAGGGCAAGCAAATTTTCAGAGACCTTAAAGCCATGGTTGAGTAGTTTTAAATTGTGACTGACCCGAATTGTTtgtggctcgttggtctaggggtatgattctcgcttTGGGTGCGAGAGgtcccgggttcaaatcccggACGAGCCCATTATTTGCTCGAAGTCACTGCGATGTAGTTATTATGTGTGAGCACAATATTTAGTGTTAATATCTTAATAACACAATATTTCCAAAAAAATATTAATGCAATACGATGAGAACTATTATACATTAAATGTACCATATTATGAGGATTATGTGAGACGAAAAGATTATAATGGTAAAACCAGTGTAATTCAATTACTTTATacttaataaaacaaaatgagagGGCTCCAAACCAAACTTtggatattattattttttttatcaagaaCTGCATGAATATGGCAATAGAAATACTATAAAAGAGACCTTTGTTTATGATTCTCTGACACAGTTTTTATGTTCACATAGATCTATGGCCTTGCAGTACCTGCTGTCGGCCGCATGAGGGAGACACGACCATTTTGAAAACCCAGAAGGCAACTGTCGACGTCACTACTGAATGACCCCCCCACCACATCCTCCACGCGCTGGCTGCtactggtgctgctgctgctatgtCTTGGATGTGTTTGAATGGCAGGACGAAAACAATCGCGTCCGCCTGTGAACTTACCGGAGATATCCTGCTGCTGACATTTTATctactcgtgtgtgtgtgcgtgtgtcatcCGCGGTGTGTCCGAGTCAAAGGGACGCTGTTGTAAAGAGGAATTGACGTCAAGCAAGCCTGATTTTATGCCCCCAACAGCATCACCGGGTAACGTTAAGCAAATTGTCACGGCTAATATTATCTGACTCTACCTTAACTAGCTTACTGAAACCGGCTCATTATTGACCGTAAACACGGTTATTTAGCTAGCTGGCTACATATTGGAGTTTTCTCGTACCTGGTTAGTTTAACGTTACTAATACCGGCagagtgtagctagctagttgaatCAAGACTTGAAGCTAACctaatgtaacgttagctaacgttagattaagTTTGGACTAAATGTTGCGACTCATTGACTTCTCCGTGTAATCTTTTCCATCGTTAGTTTCCCTAATAATCAAAAGCGAGGGAAAGAGTGTGTAGAAATGTGGGTGTCCAGGCAATATATAGGAAGacgtattcagatcctttaacGTTACTCCACTAACGTTACaagttacaagtcctgcattcaaaaccctacttaaatgaaagtttgtatcagcaaaatgtaacTTTGAAAAGTAATGTTAAATGTTCTCTGTCACTGTTTTACTATGatctttttatttcatattactGCCGCATTAATGTGCATGTTGTATTTTaccgctgtagatgtttaagtaAGGTATAAAAACGACAGATAGCAACAATACATAGCACAGGGCTGACAAGATTAaaatcacagcagcagcagataaaTAATGGCAGTGAGGCAGCTATAATCATGGTGTTTTAAAAGGGCAAAATAACTGAATTAAGATAAAAGATAGCACTATAACAGCTAAACGATCTGTCCCAGAGGCAGCATGTAAAGGGTGAACAGCATTGTACTTGAAAACTGAACCCTGTGGGGAAACCACAAGACAGAGGTGTTGTATTGAACCTAAACTGtcccacagagacagaaacatcaGCTTCAAGAGAGGATGATATAGTCTGGCTATAGGGCAAAATCAAATctccggcagatcgggctgggtttatcCAGTCTAATGATGAAACCCAATCCAAGGCAGATTAAGCTTGTGCAAATTTAAACTACtttatactgttgggtagttgaatctacagcaatgcactTTTCTATAAaatcatcatatgtttgtagcATAGCTGTCCTGTGAGAATAGAATATctgtattgtcattgtacaaGTACAGCGAGATTAGGCATGCAACTGCTGTGCCAATGCTGTAAAAATAAATTaggtacaaaataaaaatgcgtAAAAATAGCAATAAAGTTATAACATTACAGCATAAACAGCATCTGGCAGTATTAAAATAGTACAAATAGTTTTAGATATGTACACGAAAGTTAAACCGTGTACACTGAGGTTAATGTTTAGTTACAGCAACTTTAACTGTGTTGTAATAAAGTCAGTTGTGCACCGCTGACAGATTATGGGGGACACTTGGTAGACAGATTCATTCAATGCAGTTATAGCTCTAGGGGAAAAAGCTATTTTGTAGTCTGGAGGTGCAGGCGTAGAGGCCTTATAACGTCTCGAAAAATGGAAGGGGTCCAAACAGATGGAACCACATATCTCTAAAAAGTCAACATTTTTATGAGCTCAGAAAAAACAGCCCAGCTAATTCAAGAGGgtttttaaatggtttattGAGCTTAAGAAGGGGGAGAATTTTCTCCacacataaaggaacacttcatccttcagtttatcacaaacattcaaaatcaacacatttggAGATGCATGGTTTTTCACAGGACAGGAAGGGTATGACAAAttgtaatctgaaaagtaactaaagctgtcagacaaatgtagtaaAGCTAGATGAGACTGTGCCATTCATAAGAGAGCTGTTTATTACAGACCAGAGGCTGGGACCAATAGTAACAAATACCTCTTTCGTAAGACGAGAGGGGACAATATCTGAAGATGAATACAGGTAGGTTTCATGTGTGATACAATATCCATCAATACTGACAGGGCCACAGGCACAAAACAATTCAGAGAAGCAGGGCATAGGACTGATTTAGAAAGGTCATCATCACTAGGTGAAATACAAGCTCTGATAGTGTCAACCTCTCCTCAAAAATCTTTCTGTGATTTCAAAGGTAGCATCAGGGAGTGCAATAGCATGATTTAGTGCAGTATCTATTGCACTAAACAGCATTTTAGGGCTATGTGCATTTTTAGCTATGATATCAGAAAAATGCTTTGCTTTTGATGCTTTGACAAGGCGTTGCTAGGATACCTGGTGATCTCTCAGTATCTCATAGGACACTTGCAGTTTatcttttttccatttcctcTCTGCTTTTCTACACTTTTGTCTAAGGGCACGAGTCTCACCTTTAAGCCAAGGTTGGGCTTTGACTTTGGGTCGCTTCAGTTTAAAAGGGGCAACAAATATCAAGAATATCTGACAGTGGTATTAAACAGAGTAACTAGCTCATCTGGAGACCGAGAGGCGGAGGTTATCTCTGTAGGGCTAGCAAAAGGACAAGCTATGAAAGGGTGTGAAAAATTGTAATCggaaaagtaattaaagctGTCAAACAAATGCAGCGGAGTAAACAGTACAACATTTGCGTCTGAGATGTAGTGAAGCTGAATTATAACGTTGCAAAAAATGGAACTACCCaactaaagtacaagtacctcaaatttgtacttaaataaagttattgagtcaatgtagcctacttagttAGAGTCCACAGCTGTCTGTTTCTACAGTCAGCATAAGGGAAAATCCCTTTAAGTTAATCTGATAGCCTTCATGTGATCTCTCCAGTGGTGAAAAGCTAGCAATCATGGTTCATATGATCATAATAACCCTGACATGttcatagttgtttttttttttccttcattttggGAAAAGTTTTGAAAACAGTTTGGTTAATGTTAAATTTCAACCATTCATAAATGTAAGAGCAGACATAACGGCGATCAAACTTATTAACGTCTGTAATAATGCAAGGAATACTTAATATATTTTGTAAATATGGTGGTCAATTTTGACACCACATATAACTCttatttgtatatgtatatacagcATTTGTAGAGATTTTCATGGTATTGGTGAAAATtcttcagggctccagactgtgaccaaatggtcgcattttgcaaTCAAAACttgagtgtgcgactgaattttacatccagtcgcacatgtgcgaccagtaaatttgccccatttttttacacgttaaacgttgaaatttcggtacctgagagcgcgtaagcgcaagcttatctgtcctctctgaaaattgacagagagcagagctctgacacaaacacacacactcgcacacacgcagagctgcagacggAGCAAACTACGTGGgctgttttgttgaagtcacagtgagtcacggcgatGCTGAttaagtggtttcaagtgtggttacagtttttcataacttcacgcagacagcgtttgctgcgatatgatattaatggcgagccgaaagcagccgcggtgctgttgacgttacacttcctcggaAACGAGCAGCACAACTGTGGTTTCGGTGCCCTGGGACTGAGGTTgtaggcaactttatttctacagcatctttcagcaacaaggcaattcaaagtgctttacatgaaacattaaagagcaattaaaacggtcatgatgaaagtaaaacaggctaaaaaattatatacaaatacaataataaaaaaaatatatatattttttactgaCATGACAGCGATGGGTCTGTCAGTTTAtcttctatgttgcatcttcaaaagtgacactgaatttgaaacagaacattgtaatttctgcatctattataaaagtatttattagtaatacagtggaaattagtagaaatgtgaatattttggttagcatgttgatttacggtgtgtgcccctacattttctggttgtgcccctaacattttcagttgggggccactgtgctcctagtgaaaaaagttagtct
It encodes the following:
- the LOC120561217 gene encoding STAM-binding protein-like A, with the translated sequence MMTDHTDVSLQPEERVRALTKKGSSVGVNDDVPPRRYFRSGMEMIRMANIYAEEGNIESAFVLYNKYITLFIERLPKHREYKTANIPEKKDTLKKLKDVAFPQAEILKKALLQRFEQEYAQYLVKKKAEEEALAREQAKQRALDAERERVAKMQQRQREQEQFSAFEVMIRRQELEKERQRVLLEFPTPATPSPDLPLLPGIQGPPQISPTPPQSPGGLSGGTNHQYNFPPATNSTPAASMPTVDRSLKPGFLVSPGNNNTMVDALRQLAVPAELCRSFLRLAEANTSRAVETCGILCGKLTRNAFTITHVIIPKQSGGPDYCDTENEEELFLIQDQYDLITLGWIHTHPTQTAFLSSVDLHTHCSYQMMLPEAIAIVCSPKFNEIGYFKLTDRGTDEISTCKQKGFHPHSKEPPLFTHAGHVNITNDTVTMMDLR